Within the Penaeus chinensis breed Huanghai No. 1 chromosome 43, ASM1920278v2, whole genome shotgun sequence genome, the region AAACAAACGTTACTCACTCCTAAAGTCATCTGTTCTTGCATCGCACGGTCGTCCAGCGTCGGCAGCCACGCCATTGACCAAACAGGATACTACATTGTGTTGGTTATCTTTAGATAAGATGCTTCTGATCTCCGCTACGGTTGTGGGGTTGTTGATGCCGATGTTGTTGAGCAGCTGCTGGATACTCTGACCCGCGCACGACCCAACGACCACCACGAGGAGACACACGGACAAAGTTTTCCTACGAAGGTAGAGGTGTATGAAGTAAGGGGAATAGACGTGGTGGTAACAACAGTGTTCAGTTACAATGAAACATGAATTCCGAGGGAATGGAAAAGACAGGAAAGCCTATAAATTACATCCTTGTGCTTGACAGTGAGGCGCTTATCATGACGTATGATCACTTAAACAAAATCAGAAGCGAAAGATTTCCTCTTATAAAAGTAATTGAAAAGCAGTCGTGCATAAATCAGTTTGAGTTGGACAAActaatacaattttatttatactatatatgaatCTACTTCATAACATTAAAACACTCCTATTAGCGTCTCACTTCACTTCAACTCCTTTCCCAGAGTAAGAGCGACGGAGCCTCTGTCCAGACCCGTTCCCGCGTCTACTTACATGACTGCAGTGGAGGGAAACCCGTTCTTGCAACTGTGCTCAGGTTTCCCTGCCTTATATACTGACTCGGGAAAACGAAGGAGGGCGTAAGCCGCACAGCTGGATCCTGACAAGGTCGCCATGACCTTAGTTGCAACATTACTAAACGGTATTATCCTCGGTGTCGTTTTCAGAATCTGATGTTTCCAGGCGCGACGCTGACTAAACTACGTCCTGTTTGCAAGTTGAAGGAGTTCGCACTTTGTAGGAAATTTTCGGAAAGAGATGGGAAATATATTGgtgggacacacatacacacacacatatatatccttgttGGGATTTGTCTCAGTCTCAGgttctcccagagtgattcgcgataaACGTATTAAACACCTTTTTGGGGTCGATGTGAGTTGCAAGCAGCCCATgcctgaactcacgacggcgctctacagagactcgaagcgccaggatacggtccaCTGTGGACcgtatcctatatatatgtatatatatatatatatatatatatatatatatatatatatttgtatatatgcacatgtatgtatatgtatgtatatatgtatatagatgtatatatatgaatatattcttacacacacacacacacatatatatgtgtgtgtgtgtagactgagGCCTAATGTTGGGGATCTCCCCTTCCTTTAAGCTCAgcatggagcgagagagaaacaaatgaagaagCTAAGAATgtttggggagaagagagagaaaatcgtaaGAGGGACGACTGATTTTTTTGGATCACGTTATAAGAGAAGGAGGTCTGGGATATGATGCTCTAAATGTGcaaggaaaacacacatacacatacacacacacacacacacacacacacacacacacacacacacacacacacaaaagaaaggtCTAACAAGAATGTTCGAAGGACAAACCACAACTGCAAACGTCATACaacaaataagaaatagagagatacggCGTTTCATTATTGCTGTCGCTCTGAAGGATATGGCACCGCAATGGAtgaacgaatatatatgtatatatatgtacatatatatgtttatatataggtatatgcatatatatttatataaagagagagaaaaataaatatatctatatatacatatatatacataaagacacacacacacaaacatatatgtgtatataggtgtattttttcctttctcattttgttCGGTTTCGTaagaaatatggagaaaaaaaaattactaacgGAAAAAGGAAGTAACagaagaaatgaagggagaggaggaagtggaggaatgatACGCAGCGTCTTGTTCTCCGCCTTTATTTCGCGATATGTGGCAAGCATTTGAAAATTTCTGGATGCTCAGCCGCGCAGGGGAATCGCCTCTGTATTCTTACGCTATTGCATCTTGCTACCAAAAGAAAACCCCAAACTCTCTCATCTTCTTAGTTCCACACCAACTGGACTATGCACCTTCTTTAACAACGTAAGTTTTGCAGTTGCAACGCATTCCTCACGTTATTGCAGTTTGCTGGATTAAGGATATTTCTGATGAGATTGGCGAAAGCATCGACCTGGGCTTGCTCCGGGCAGTTGCAGTTGTAATTGTTGCTGTCAAGTTGCGTCAAGAGGCCTGGAATAGTTGAAATTGGGAATCAAGTTGATTATTTTGAAAGcactgcataataataataataataataataataataataataataataataataataataataataataatagaaataataataatgataataatgataataataataataattcaccagttgcctttccttcccttcgcttctgaagaaagacgaaggaggtGGCTCGTGGACACGATATGTGGGTGAGGGGTGACGGTGCTCGTGTTAATACTTACGGTCATCTTGATGGCAATAAGTAGGAAAGTGACTATAATGtacactaatggtgatgatgaggttaattctaatgaaatagttatagcaaaaataataatgatagtaataatgataatgccaatgatagtaataatgataatgccaatgatagtaacaatgataatgccaatgatagtaataatgataatgccaatgatagtaataatgataatgccaatgatagtaataatgataatactgatcatgataatgataatgataataataataacaataataataagcaaataataattatgataatgataacagtaatagtacaccaccaataccaatactactactacaactcatgataataatactaataatgattatgtggtatgaaaacaataatcatgattataatgataatgataacaacaacaaaccttatcattatcacagattATTAGTATAATGTAGGGCTATTTCTAGAATGTCATTATACTGCTCACTGCATGCAAACCGACAATAAAAATGGCCACAGAAGCGTTTCATAAGTAGAAGGCCTCACTGAACAGATCTGAACAAGGGACGGTGCGATCTCACACCCTTGTGGGCACAGTGCCACATGCAGAGACGCCATGTGGGGTAAACAAACGTTACTCACTCCTAAAGTCATCTGTTCTTGCATCGCACGGTCGTCCAGCGTCGGCAGCCACGCCATTGACCAAACAGGATACTACATTGTGTTGGTTATCTTTAGATAAGATGCTTCTGATCTCCGCTACGGTTGTGGGGTTGTTGATGCCGATGTTGTTGAGCAGCTGCTGGATACTCTGACCCGCGCACGACCCAACGACCACCACGAGGAGACACACGGACAAAGTTTTCCTACGAAGGTAGAGGTGTATGAAGTAAGGGAAATAGACGTGGTGGTAACAACAGTGTTCAGTTACAATGAAACATGAATTCCGAGGGAATGGAAAAGACAGGAAAGCCTATATATTACATCCTTGTGCTTGACAGTGAGGTGCTTATCATGACGTATGATCACTTAAACAAAATCAGAAGCAAAACATTTCCTCTTAAAAAAAGTAATCGAAAAGCAGTCGTGCATAAACCAGTTTGAGTTGGACAAGCTGATACAattttatttatactatatatgaatgtacttCATAACAGTAAAACACTTCTTTTAgcaatttatatacacaatttgGGTATGATTTCCCGTAAATGTTTCTAAGCGGGGTGCCGCTTCCAATGCCTCTGATATTCATAAAAGCGAATTCCTTGCTCTGGAAAACGAAGCTACTTTCCCCAACTAATTGCTGCAAGTGGTGGCAATTTGCAAGGCAGACCTCACCTTCCACCGGACATCTTGGGTTCCCTGACCCCGATTTGGCCGCTACCCATCAGCTCGCAAGTTTTCGAAGCCTGACGTATCTCTCTCTTGAACTCCCTTTGTggcccatctctctccttccctttcttgatGACGCATCAgtctctttacccctctcttttgtctctctctctttcttatctctctctacctctcctattAGCACCTCACTTCACTTCAACTCCTTTCCCAGAGTAAGAGCAACGGCGCCTCTGTCCGGACCCGTTCCCGCGTCTACTTACATGACTGCAGTGGAGGGAGACTCGTTCTTGCAACTGTGCTCTGGTTTCTCTGCCTTATATACTGACTCGGGCAAATGAAGGAGGGCGTAACCCGCATAGCTGGATCCTGACAAGGTCGCAATGACCTTAGTTGTAACACTACGAAAAAGGTATTATCCTCAGTTTTCAGAATTTGAACCGTGTCCTGTTTTGCAAGTTGAAAGAGTTCACACTTTGTAAGAAATTctcggggagagaaggggatgtgtgtgaggggaggacGAACACAGGAAAATGTATTggtgagacacacatacacacacatatatatccttgttTGGATTCGTCTTAGTCTCAGGTTCTCCCAGAGGGATTCGCGATAAACGTAttaaacaccttcttgaggtcgatgtaacttgcaagcagcccatgcctgaactcacgacggcgctctacagtgACTCGGAGCGCCAGGATACAGtccattgtggacttaccagagtAAATCCGGTCTGTGGTGCCTCAGCAGGTCTCTGATATGTCTGAGAaagatgtgagcgagaaccttacctggtatgctgagcagtgtaatgcctcgatGATTACAGCAGTCTCCTCTTTCCCGTTTCCCCTTCCATAGAGGAATGACCACATTGGTTCCAGTCTGCCAGATGAACAGagacatacaaagataaataaataaataggtaggtaaCTATAtccttatctacttatttatccatGTCTATCTATAACTgtcaatctctccatctatctatttatatatgtatactgtatgtatagatatatatgcatacatatagatatatatatatagttacacatattgcttatatatatatatatatatatatatatatatatatgtgtgtgtataaatatatatatatatatatatatatatatatatatgtgtgtgtgtgtgagtgtgtgtgtgtgtgtgtgtgtgtgtatacacacacatacacacacacacacacatatatatatatgtatatatatatatatattataaatatataaatctaaatcccGCGCCGAAGGTaatcaccagcctttaacagttcagcagcAGATACCCTCTTCTTCACCACTGTCCAGTTTGGAGAGTGATCCCCTAACTTGAGTCAGGGAGGGTGGGTCGTTGGTGATGGTTGAATCATCGCGGGGATCTCGACACTTCCTTCTCAGCAGAGACCGAGTCCTGCTCACCAGAGAATGATGCAAGTCACGATCCCCTGTCAGACAAGCCACACGAAAAGCGtctgtgagatgaaattctatCTCGCTCTTGGGTGGTCGCCCATCGATTCTTGAGCTGCAGCGAGTGTTTCACggttgaaggtgtcccacagcagGGTCCGTCAGGTTGCGAGTGCtgcgaaacgaccagagataggcTCAGCAAATCCCCgggcacactccctctccctcaacctgtccacatgaaacaccctagggtgatcATTGGACCGACAGGGAGTTTTTAAGTGATCTCGAAAGGCAGCTaaaactaatctatgatcaataCCACAGAACATGTCACTCCGATCTACCCTTCAGTTCTGGAGGACCCTTcaacgagtgctaacgaggatgttgATCCCCTTAGCCCCTTTACCCGCATCGCTGTGCCATgcccaacgatgcgggtcagagcaCTGTTACTAAGAGCCAGAAATCTACAATTTGTGGGGTCCtgcaaagtcccggaaaaggaggtTATTCTTGCTACCGCCATCAGCTCTCTAGCCAAGATCTCATAGCCAGttcgatcgcagccagataccgcattgaaatcaCTCAGAACAATGCAGACATTTCGCCGAGGACAGTCTGTCACAGATGCATGATGGGTGTAAAACATTCTTTCACGTCAAAtttacaaacatcggtaggagcatacacagtaaTAAGAGACATGCAGCTACATTTGAgctttagtttcaatactatcaTGCACTCATTGAccggagtgacctctactaccgagggctaaagtctgctggagatgactatggctactccctgaagatggtgaccatcgctgcagcccgaccagtagtaggtatagcCATCCACACTGATCGTGCCGCTaacaggtcttctcacctccgacaGAGCAGCCAGCTCAACACTCATCCGCTTCTGTCCCCTCGACAGCAGAGACATCCTGCAGCAAAGAGCGGCAGGATTTAGTACGAAGCTAGGgggtatccacacgccggtgcgccatgactccatacctttaggacctcctgctgctccaagagcctctacagttcagcctaggaccgagAGGTACCTAGTTTCCAAAGGTGGCCACGGGGAGGGACTGCAGAAGTCCTGATGATGGAGAGGCCATTACATGTATAtttgaacatacaaacacacccgcatatatatatatatatatatatatatatatatatatatacatatatacatatacacacacacacacacacacacacacacacacacacacatatatatatatatatatatacacacacacacacacacacacacacacacacacatatatatatatatata harbors:
- the LOC125024525 gene encoding uncharacterized protein LOC125024525, translated to MATLSGSSCAAYALLRFPESVYKAGKPEHSCKNGFPSTAVMKTLSVCLLVVVVGSCAGQSIQQLLNNIGINNPTTVAEIRSILSKDNQHNVVSCLVNGVAADAGRPCDARTDDFRNLLTQLDRNNYNCNCPEQAQVDTFANLIRNILGATNCNTVRNALQLQNLRC
- the LOC125024511 gene encoding uncharacterized protein LOC125024511, translated to MGSGQIGVREPKMSGGRKTLSVCLLVVVVGSCAGQSIQQLLNNIGINNPTTVAEIRSILSKDNQHNVVSCLVNGVAADAGRPCDARTDDFRSLLTQLDSNNYNCNCPEQAQVDAFANLIRNILNPANCNNVRNALQLQNLRC